A stretch of the Salarias fasciatus chromosome 3, fSalaFa1.1, whole genome shotgun sequence genome encodes the following:
- the LOC115386236 gene encoding Fc receptor-like protein 5: protein MAICRDDFYSSTTWSEAFTVSVFPQPKAQLGTNKFNMSEGSRVTLTCSVNPSAGWKYFWYRDSKTSLLNTHDTDEYLSQSEVSQEGRYWCRGGRGGRGGRGDPLYYTEYSDPISVTKIIPNKATLTLQHDRPQLYQGETIALRCAIDGGNTGWEYEWETSSLLKPPNVSQYRMEALSSQHQGEYRCKGNKLRGAQSTDWSNTVTLTVLSRPKLSVSPSWLIPGASVTLICHTEPPSAGWSFYWFKAVPNSQDSYTYEPLPGTSSGTANNSFTVHGQTHTAGYACSAGRGDPLIYTQYSRPTFVWSSGVHPSASLTVNPDRVQHFTSESLSLTCEGNSSQWRLIQFLTDDSLLSFLPPAAINGSTYIKNEAPRKAVYWCESGTEFSNAVNISTHSDGVILVSPVYPVPVGESVTLLCVMKTGNIPSDVFFYKNNKLIENERRGEMKISAVSESDEGFYKCQYNGRESAQSWMAVKVSRSESSSFHVWLIFGLVCGVLLIFILCLLCCYKCIKRSCCSRLV, encoded by the exons ATGGCCATATGCAGAGATGACTTTTATTCTTCAACCACATGGAGTGaagccttcacagtgtcagtgttcc CTCAACCAAAAGCTCAACTGGGAACCAATAAATTCAACAtgtctgaaggcagcagagtgaCGCTGACCTGCTCAGTGAATCCATCAGCTGGATGGAAATACTTCTGGTACAGAGACTCCAAAACCTCCCTCCTGAACACACATGATACTGATGAGTATCTGAGTCAGTCTGAAGTCTCACAGGAGGGACGTTACtggtgcagaggaggaagaggaggaagaggaggaagaggagatccaCTTTACTACACAGAGTACAGTGATCCCATCAGTGTCACTAAAATAA TCCCAAACAAGGCAACCCTGACTCTGCAACACGACAGACCACAGCTCTACCAAGGAGAGACCATCGCTCTCAGATGTGCCATCgatggaggaaacacaggatGGGAGTATGAGTGGGAAACCAGCAGTTTACTCAAACCACCAAATGTCAGCCAATACAGGATGGAGGCTCTTTCTTCACAGCACCAGGGAGAATACAGATGTAAAGGAAACAAGCTGAGAGGAGCACAGTCAACAGATTGGAGCAACACCGTCACACTGACAGTATTAAGCA GACCAaagctctctgtgtctccatcatggttgattcctggagcttcagtcactctgatctgtcacactgagcctccgtcagcagggtggagcttcTACTGGTTCAAAGCTGTTCCAAACTCTCAGGATTCCTACACCTATGAGCCTCTACCTGGTACCAGCAGTGGGACAGCAAACAATTCCTTCACAGTtcatggacagacacacacagcaggatatGCATGTTCAGCTGGACGAGGGGATCCGCTGATTTACACACAATACAGTCGTCCCACATTTGTCTGGTCTTCag GTGTTCATCCATCAGCGTCTCTCACAGTGAATCCTGACAGAGTCCAACACTTCACCTCTGAATCTCTCTCACTGACATGTGAAGGAAACTCTTCCCAGTGGAGGCTGATCCAGTTTCTGACTGACGACTCGCTGTTGAgctttcttcctccagctgcaaTCAATGGATCAACATATATTAAGAATGAGGCTCCAAGAAAAGCTGTGTACTGGTGTGAGTCTGGAACAGAGTTCAGCAATGCAGTCAATATCTCCACACACT ctgatggcGTTATCCTGGTGAGCCCTGTGTATCCTGTACCTGTGGGAGAGTCTGTAACTCTCCTCTGTGTCATGAAGACAGGAAATATtccctctgatgtgtttttctacaaaaataacaaactcattgaaaatgagagacgaggagagatgAAGATCTCTGCAGTGTCAGAATCAGATGAAGGTTTCTACAAGTGTCAGTACAATGGAAGAGAATCAGCACAAAGCTGGATGGCTGTGAAAG TGTCCAGATCTGAGAGCTCTTCATTCCATGTCTGGTTGATCTTTGGGCTggtttgtggagttttgctTATTTTCATCCTCTGCCTGCTGTGCTGCTACAAATGCATAAAGA GGTCATGCTGCAGCAGGTTGGTATGA